The proteins below come from a single Mercenaria mercenaria strain notata chromosome 3, MADL_Memer_1, whole genome shotgun sequence genomic window:
- the LOC123525026 gene encoding dnaJ homolog subfamily C member 9-like isoform X2 produces MPSLLEACREHFSTDNLYEVLGVKKTASESEVKKGYHKVSLKVHPDRVPPEEKDSATVKFQTIGKVYCILSNKEKRAVYDETGEIDDEDDAIPQDRDWTAYWRLLFRKVTTDDIKDFEKNYKGSQEELDDLKTAYVEFKGDMEEILNNVMCSHTDDEPRFSKVIKDWIKAKEVPAFTKFTKETKKSKENRKRKAVQEAAEAEEMKEELGLKCDDSLKALIQKRQQSREQEMNGFFDQLEAKYAQPKKSKTDSKGKKKGKK; encoded by the exons ATGCCAAGTCTACTGGAAGCATGCAGGGAACACTTTTCTACAGATAATTTATATGAAGTTCTTGGTGTGAAGAAAACAGCCTCAGAGTCTGAAG TGAAGAAAGGGTATCACAAGGTATCACTGAAAGTGCATCCAGACCGTGTACCGCCAGAAGAGAAAGACAGTGCAACTGTGAAGTTCCAGACAATTGGAAAAGTTTACTGTATCCTCTCAAATAAGGAAAAAAGGGCTGTTTATGATGAAACAG GTGAGATAGATGATGAGGATGACGCTATACCCCAGGACAGAGACTGGACCGCCTACTGGAGATTGCTGTTCAGAAAAGTCACCACTGATGACATTAAAGACTTTGAAAAAAACTACAAAG GCTCTCAAGAGGAACTAGATGATCTGAAGACAGCTTACGTGGAGTTCAAGGGAGACATGGAGGAGATTCTCAACAATGTCATGTGTTCACATACAGATGATGAACCAAGATTCAGTAAAGTAATCAAAGATTGGATTAAAGCGAAGGAGGTGCCAGCTTTCACAAAATTTACCAAAGAAACTAAGAAGAGCaaggaaaatagaaaaagaaag GCTGTTCAGGAGGCGGCAGAGGCAGAAGAGATGAAGGAAGAACTGGGGTTAAAATGTGATGATTCTTTGAAAGCACTCATACAGAAAAGGCAACAGAGCCGGGAACAAGAAATGAATGGTTTCTTCGATCAGCTTGAAGCTAAATATGCTCAACCAAAGAAAAGTAAAACAGACAGCAAAGGGAAAAAGAAAGGGAAGAAATGA
- the LOC123525026 gene encoding dnaJ homolog subfamily C member 9-like isoform X1 — MITFDCRCVVTSKLILHISVGKSPMKSVGNVFWSMQLKKGYHKVSLKVHPDRVPPEEKDSATVKFQTIGKVYCILSNKEKRAVYDETGEIDDEDDAIPQDRDWTAYWRLLFRKVTTDDIKDFEKNYKGSQEELDDLKTAYVEFKGDMEEILNNVMCSHTDDEPRFSKVIKDWIKAKEVPAFTKFTKETKKSKENRKRKAVQEAAEAEEMKEELGLKCDDSLKALIQKRQQSREQEMNGFFDQLEAKYAQPKKSKTDSKGKKKGKK; from the exons atgataacttttgactgtcgctgtgtCGTCACGTCCAAActaattctgcatatttctgttgggaaatccccaatgaaatcagttgggaacgttttctggtccATGCAAT TGAAGAAAGGGTATCACAAGGTATCACTGAAAGTGCATCCAGACCGTGTACCGCCAGAAGAGAAAGACAGTGCAACTGTGAAGTTCCAGACAATTGGAAAAGTTTACTGTATCCTCTCAAATAAGGAAAAAAGGGCTGTTTATGATGAAACAG GTGAGATAGATGATGAGGATGACGCTATACCCCAGGACAGAGACTGGACCGCCTACTGGAGATTGCTGTTCAGAAAAGTCACCACTGATGACATTAAAGACTTTGAAAAAAACTACAAAG GCTCTCAAGAGGAACTAGATGATCTGAAGACAGCTTACGTGGAGTTCAAGGGAGACATGGAGGAGATTCTCAACAATGTCATGTGTTCACATACAGATGATGAACCAAGATTCAGTAAAGTAATCAAAGATTGGATTAAAGCGAAGGAGGTGCCAGCTTTCACAAAATTTACCAAAGAAACTAAGAAGAGCaaggaaaatagaaaaagaaag GCTGTTCAGGAGGCGGCAGAGGCAGAAGAGATGAAGGAAGAACTGGGGTTAAAATGTGATGATTCTTTGAAAGCACTCATACAGAAAAGGCAACAGAGCCGGGAACAAGAAATGAATGGTTTCTTCGATCAGCTTGAAGCTAAATATGCTCAACCAAAGAAAAGTAAAACAGACAGCAAAGGGAAAAAGAAAGGGAAGAAATGA